The Litchfieldia alkalitelluris genome has a window encoding:
- a CDS encoding SRPBCC family protein produces the protein MPLIEHQQYINAPVEVCFDLARNVEIHTRTTIKTKERAVAGVTEGLLEKGDFVTWEAIHFGIKQRLTAEVTIMEKPFKFVDVMVKGAFHSFTHTHLFKEHSAGTVMIDLFRYKSPLGIVGVLADKMFLEKYMREFITTRAKELRKIAENETKLNLNNK, from the coding sequence ATGCCACTTATCGAACATCAACAATATATTAATGCACCTGTAGAGGTTTGTTTTGATCTTGCTAGAAATGTAGAGATCCATACAAGAACAACTATTAAGACAAAAGAGAGAGCAGTTGCTGGCGTGACTGAAGGGTTACTTGAGAAAGGCGACTTTGTAACTTGGGAAGCCATTCATTTTGGTATAAAACAAAGATTGACAGCAGAAGTTACTATAATGGAAAAACCGTTTAAATTCGTAGATGTGATGGTCAAAGGAGCTTTCCATTCATTCACTCACACACATTTGTTTAAGGAACATTCGGCTGGAACCGTTATGATTGATTTATTTAGATATAAATCTCCACTTGGAATCGTGGGTGTACTGGCTGATAAAATGTTTTTAGAGAAGTATATGAGAGAGTTTATTACTACACGTGCCAAAGAATTAAGAAAAATAGCTGAAAATGAGACTAAGTTAAATTTAAATAATAAGTAG
- a CDS encoding phosphotransferase, whose translation MDYCLPNIIVNKDRISGFIDLGRAGVADKYQDLALAVRSITSKLGEEYIQSFFEEYGIAEINEEKLEYYQLLDEFF comes from the coding sequence ATAGACTATTGTCTTCCTAATATCATTGTTAACAAGGACAGAATAAGTGGGTTTATTGATTTGGGGAGAGCTGGAGTGGCTGATAAATATCAAGATTTGGCTTTGGCTGTAAGAAGCATCACGTCTAAGTTGGGTGAGGAATATATTCAATCCTTTTTTGAGGAGTATGGAATAGCAGAAATAAACGAGGAGAAACTTGAGTATTATCAACTTCTTGATGAATTTTTCTAA
- a CDS encoding DUF4190 domain-containing protein: protein MYEGRKGDLGIIGIIFSKKAKAEIQNKNEEGSGLATTGMVCSIVGVVIQLFFVLVGVLSFYSQG, encoded by the coding sequence ATTTATGAAGGTAGAAAGGGAGATCTTGGTATTATAGGAATTATTTTTTCGAAAAAAGCAAAGGCAGAAATCCAAAACAAAAATGAGGAAGGTAGTGGTCTTGCTACAACAGGAATGGTTTGTAGTATCGTAGGTGTAGTTATACAACTTTTCTTTGTATTAGTAGGTGTTCTTTCATTTTATTCACAAGGATAG
- a CDS encoding DinB family protein, producing the protein MENLNGFIGSWMSHRKALMELLDVVDSEHLNYKPWEDAMSFSELVIHITSSMDMFAQTVKSGEFTPPKELKSFATLDDLKLIVQSETEETTTILQSLNSEQLSQLIEFYGMNLPGMTLLENAKDHEIHHKGQIFTYARMTGAQNLPFFISRS; encoded by the coding sequence TTGGAGAATCTTAATGGATTTATCGGAAGTTGGATGAGTCATCGAAAAGCTTTAATGGAGTTATTGGATGTTGTTGACAGTGAGCATTTAAATTACAAACCTTGGGAAGATGCAATGTCATTTTCTGAACTTGTTATACATATTACCAGCTCAATGGATATGTTTGCCCAAACAGTAAAAAGTGGTGAATTTACACCACCAAAAGAATTAAAATCCTTTGCTACCTTGGATGACCTTAAATTAATTGTTCAATCTGAAACTGAAGAGACAACAACGATTTTACAATCCTTAAATTCAGAGCAACTAAGCCAACTTATTGAGTTTTATGGAATGAACTTACCTGGTATGACACTTTTAGAAAATGCTAAGGACCATGAAATCCATCATAAAGGCCAAATATTTACATATGCCCGCATGACAGGCGCACAAAACTTGCCTTTCTTCATTAGTAGATCATAG
- a CDS encoding GNAT family N-acetyltransferase — protein MYKSAGSIRVLMREDEIIGHVVLNEWESEEWNDISWLGINPIIIHSLMIDPLYQGKGIGKHFVRRCEEIASLKGYNSIRLDAFSGNVGAIQLYENLNYQKRGSVFFATKPKGHQEYICFEKLL, from the coding sequence ATGTATAAATCGGCAGGATCTATACGTGTACTTATGAGGGAAGATGAAATCATTGGACATGTTGTACTTAATGAATGGGAATCAGAAGAATGGAATGATATTTCTTGGCTAGGAATTAATCCAATCATTATTCATTCATTAATGATTGATCCATTGTATCAGGGAAAGGGAATCGGGAAACACTTCGTAAGACGATGTGAAGAGATTGCTAGTTTAAAAGGTTATAATAGTATCCGATTGGATGCATTTTCAGGAAATGTAGGGGCTATTCAATTATACGAAAATCTAAATTATCAAAAAAGAGGAAGTGTCTTTTTTGCAACTAAACCAAAGGGGCACCAAGAATATATTTGTTTTGAGAAGTTACTTTAA
- a CDS encoding group-specific protein, whose product MKKFYVASSFKNIDTVRYVSNVLINKGFIQTYDWTQNDRASTIQDLKEIGQQERNAVLEADFIIVLLPAGKGSHIEFGIALGQGKRIYLYSQNEEVNKFETTSTFYHLSEVRQCIGTIDELIAQVNKSKP is encoded by the coding sequence ATGAAAAAGTTTTATGTTGCATCGAGCTTTAAAAATATAGATACAGTTCGTTACGTTAGTAATGTGTTAATAAATAAAGGTTTCATTCAAACATATGATTGGACACAAAATGATAGAGCTTCAACGATTCAGGATTTAAAAGAAATAGGACAGCAAGAAAGGAATGCTGTATTGGAAGCAGATTTTATCATTGTTTTATTACCAGCAGGTAAAGGAAGTCATATTGAGTTTGGGATTGCACTGGGACAAGGAAAAAGAATTTATCTCTATTCCCAAAATGAAGAAGTAAATAAATTCGAAACAACCAGTACGTTTTACCATTTATCTGAAGTTAGGCAATGTATCGGAACCATTGATGAATTGATTGCGCAGGTTAATAAATCAAAGCCTTAG
- a CDS encoding GNAT family N-acetyltransferase — protein MRNSDSLREISKDDADSIFSYFSNEDVTRYYGQDTLTNIHQAEAFVDFFANSYKEKREYGGELN, from the coding sequence ATGAGAAATAGTGATTCCTTAAGAGAAATCTCAAAAGATGATGCTGACAGTATATTCTCTTACTTTTCCAATGAAGATGTGACTCGATATTATGGACAAGATACATTGACAAACATTCATCAAGCTGAAGCTTTTGTTGATTTTTTTGCAAATAGTTACAAGGAGAAAAGAGAGTACGGTGGGGAATTGAATTAA
- the sigX gene encoding RNA polymerase sigma factor SigX, with translation MVCTGGKRMMDKVFQELYDKYHLDVFSFLYYMVKNRQQAEDLVQEVYIRVLKSYHRYEGKSSQKTWLLSIARHVAIDSFRKQRGLKQLILHSFDWERQQLEDQAPLPEEIALQHEDTQTLYQCLDKCSMDQRTVLILRYIQSLSITETAETLGWTESKVKTTQHRALKILRNYMEMMRKEELYDGRIRMEGSSK, from the coding sequence ATTGTTTGTACGGGAGGGAAGAGAATGATGGATAAGGTTTTTCAAGAGCTCTATGATAAATATCATCTTGATGTTTTTTCATTTTTATATTATATGGTCAAAAATCGCCAACAAGCTGAAGATCTAGTTCAAGAAGTATATATTCGAGTGTTAAAATCCTATCATCGATATGAGGGAAAAAGTAGTCAAAAAACCTGGCTTCTTTCAATTGCACGACATGTTGCGATTGATTCCTTCCGTAAGCAGAGAGGACTGAAACAACTGATATTACACTCATTTGATTGGGAGCGCCAACAACTTGAAGATCAGGCACCACTTCCAGAAGAAATCGCTCTTCAACATGAAGATACTCAAACCTTATATCAGTGTTTAGATAAATGCAGTATGGATCAACGTACCGTTTTAATCCTTAGATACATACAATCACTCTCTATTACAGAAACGGCTGAAACTCTTGGTTGGACAGAAAGTAAGGTGAAAACAACACAACATCGAGCACTTAAAATACTTAGAAACTATATGGAAATGATGAGAAAGGAGGAACTATATGATGGAAGAATACGAATGGAAGGATCTTCAAAGTAA
- a CDS encoding NUDIX hydrolase: MGMSDYYKKLREKVGNELIFMPSVAGIVRNELGEILLQNKRNGENWSLPAGAIELGEAPAEAIVREVWEETGLYVVPKKLLGVFGGKDYRYQYPNGHKVEYNVLMFECIIQSGKLSPIDNETTELRYFSAENMPELALPYPKSLFLQKENREVYFQWDEQWLKNLR; encoded by the coding sequence ATGGGAATGTCGGATTATTACAAAAAACTCCGTGAAAAAGTAGGTAATGAACTAATTTTTATGCCGAGTGTTGCAGGGATTGTTAGAAATGAGTTAGGAGAAATTTTATTACAAAACAAAAGGAATGGTGAAAACTGGAGCCTTCCTGCTGGTGCAATTGAACTTGGAGAAGCACCTGCCGAAGCAATTGTTCGTGAAGTATGGGAAGAGACAGGATTATATGTTGTGCCTAAAAAGTTATTAGGTGTATTTGGTGGGAAAGACTATCGTTACCAATATCCTAATGGTCATAAAGTAGAATATAACGTCTTGATGTTTGAGTGTATTATTCAAAGTGGTAAACTTAGTCCAATAGATAACGAAACTACTGAACTACGTTATTTTAGTGCTGAAAATATGCCCGAACTAGCTTTACCTTACCCCAAATCTTTATTCCTTCAAAAGGAAAATAGAGAAGTATATTTTCAGTGGGATGAACAATGGTTGAAGAATTTACGTTAA
- a CDS encoding HAD family hydrolase gives MIKAVIFDLDGTLLNRDESLKLFINLQYDRLINQLGHMPKEKYVSRFIELDRRGYVWKDKVYTQLADEFNIIALSPEDLLSDYIAEFKNCCVPFSGLFKMLSELKSENLFLGMITNGYGQFQMDNIETLNIKKYFDTILISEWEGTKKPDAIIFNRALERLGVTAHESIYIGDHPENDVKAAQSVGMKAIWKRDSQWNHVDADGIIDELSEIPFILGELGTVDKRW, from the coding sequence ATGATTAAAGCAGTCATATTTGATTTAGATGGGACTTTATTAAATCGAGATGAGTCATTAAAACTATTTATTAATCTTCAATATGATAGATTAATAAATCAGCTAGGACATATGCCGAAAGAGAAGTATGTTTCTAGATTTATAGAATTGGACCGACGCGGGTATGTGTGGAAAGATAAAGTATATACACAATTAGCCGATGAATTTAATATAATAGCTCTTTCTCCAGAAGATTTGCTATCGGATTATATTGCTGAGTTTAAAAATTGTTGTGTCCCATTTTCAGGATTATTTAAAATGTTATCAGAATTAAAGAGTGAAAATCTCTTTTTAGGTATGATCACAAATGGATATGGACAATTTCAAATGGATAATATAGAGACATTAAACATAAAAAAGTATTTTGACACGATACTAATCTCAGAGTGGGAAGGTACTAAAAAGCCAGATGCTATAATTTTTAATAGAGCATTAGAAAGATTAGGTGTAACAGCACATGAAAGTATATACATAGGTGATCATCCAGAAAATGATGTTAAAGCTGCTCAAAGTGTTGGAATGAAAGCAATTTGGAAGAGAGATTCTCAATGGAATCATGTTGATGCAGATGGTATTATTGATGAGTTATCAGAAATACCTTTCATTTTGGGGGAATTAGGAACTGTTGATAAAAGATGGTGA
- a CDS encoding TIGR04104 family putative zinc finger protein, with product MEMIIMKRCGKCNAHFSWSKIYKSFWENYKPIKCNECDTIHGITIPSRLIFVSFTILPMLTFGYLLSPFSSNGLMTLGIAICIFIIGSLLAPFLVTYKQSL from the coding sequence ATGGAGATGATTATTATGAAAAGATGCGGGAAATGCAATGCACACTTTAGTTGGAGTAAAATCTATAAATCCTTTTGGGAGAATTATAAACCTATTAAATGTAACGAATGTGATACAATACACGGGATAACAATACCAAGCAGGTTAATTTTTGTCTCTTTTACTATTCTTCCAATGCTCACCTTCGGTTATTTACTTTCCCCTTTTAGTAGCAATGGTCTTATGACACTTGGAATAGCTATTTGTATTTTTATAATAGGTTCTTTGTTGGCACCTTTTCTTGTAACTTATAAACAGTCTTTGTGA
- a CDS encoding zinc ribbon domain-containing protein, with the protein MNKKGCIKCGGTEAGTKEIATTGTGLSKMFDIQHNRFIVVYCKNCGYSELYNKNASTASNVIDFFFGG; encoded by the coding sequence TTGAACAAAAAAGGGTGTATAAAATGTGGTGGGACAGAAGCGGGTACAAAGGAAATCGCTACAACCGGAACAGGTTTATCAAAAATGTTTGATATTCAACATAATCGTTTTATTGTTGTGTATTGTAAGAATTGTGGTTATTCGGAGCTTTATAATAAAAATGCGTCAACAGCATCTAATGTTATCGATTTTTTCTTTGGAGGATAA
- the metG gene encoding methionine--tRNA ligase, translated as MSIFIGGAWAYANGSLHLGHISSLLPGDILARYYRLKGEKVLYVSGSDCNGTPITIRAKQEGVTPKAIADRYHQEFADCFTRLGFTYDIYTRTDTTHHHKIVQEIFLELLDKGYIFKKEIEQTYCEYDQQFLPDRYVEGGCPHCGANARGDQCDACSSVLEPLELLDRKCKICGNPPTTRFTEHFYFSLSSFQNILDNYTQEAEDKKRWRENAISLTKRYLKEGLQDRAVSRDLPIGVSVPVVGYEDKKIYVWIEAVSGYYTASKLWANETKSDDSTFWNTSAQSYYVHGKDNIPFHSIIWAGILAGLGKDPLPTHIVSNEYLTLEKKKLSTSNNWAVWIPDILERYEPDSIRYFLTINSPENRDADFSWKEFIYSHNSELLGAYGNFVNRTLKFIEKSFDGVIPEKEITSNIHYKINRLYKEVGYCIEATSFKQGLDKVFELVRFSNKYFDEQQPWKQIKDDTESCKQTLADCVFLIANLAHILTPFLPFSSEKVKEMINTTKNDWSAFFVKSQHLSKVEPLFERIDTVRIEEELERLNHQTV; from the coding sequence ATGAGTATATTTATTGGTGGGGCTTGGGCTTATGCGAACGGCTCATTACATTTAGGTCATATTTCAAGTTTGTTGCCTGGAGACATTCTTGCGAGATATTACCGGTTAAAGGGAGAAAAAGTTTTATATGTTTCGGGAAGTGATTGTAATGGAACTCCTATTACAATCAGGGCAAAACAAGAAGGTGTAACTCCAAAAGCGATTGCAGACCGTTATCACCAGGAATTTGCAGATTGTTTTACAAGATTAGGCTTCACATATGATATATATACAAGAACCGATACGACACATCACCATAAAATCGTTCAAGAGATATTTTTAGAGTTGCTTGATAAAGGATACATCTTTAAAAAGGAAATTGAACAAACCTATTGTGAATATGATCAGCAATTTTTACCCGATCGTTATGTTGAGGGGGGGTGTCCTCATTGTGGTGCAAATGCTCGGGGTGACCAATGTGACGCTTGTTCCAGCGTGTTAGAGCCACTTGAACTGCTGGATAGAAAATGTAAAATATGCGGAAATCCGCCTACAACAAGGTTTACAGAGCATTTTTATTTTTCTTTGAGCTCTTTCCAAAATATTTTGGACAACTATACTCAAGAAGCTGAAGACAAGAAGCGATGGAGGGAAAATGCTATTTCTCTAACGAAACGCTATTTAAAGGAAGGATTGCAAGATAGAGCCGTTTCAAGGGATTTGCCTATTGGGGTAAGTGTTCCAGTTGTTGGATATGAAGATAAGAAAATCTATGTTTGGATTGAGGCTGTATCAGGATATTATACAGCAAGTAAACTATGGGCTAATGAAACAAAAAGTGATGACTCAACGTTTTGGAACACCTCGGCTCAATCTTATTATGTTCACGGGAAAGATAATATCCCTTTCCATTCGATTATATGGGCTGGAATTCTTGCTGGTCTTGGAAAAGACCCATTGCCAACACATATTGTTTCAAACGAGTATTTGACCCTGGAAAAGAAAAAATTATCTACAAGTAATAATTGGGCTGTTTGGATTCCAGATATATTAGAAAGATACGAACCAGATTCTATTAGGTATTTCTTAACAATTAACTCACCAGAGAACCGAGATGCTGATTTTTCTTGGAAAGAGTTCATTTATAGCCATAATAGCGAGTTATTGGGGGCTTATGGAAACTTCGTTAATCGGACTTTGAAATTTATTGAAAAGTCATTCGATGGGGTAATCCCTGAAAAAGAAATAACTTCGAATATACATTATAAAATTAATCGTTTATATAAAGAAGTGGGTTATTGCATTGAAGCAACTTCATTCAAACAAGGATTAGATAAAGTATTTGAGCTTGTTAGATTCTCGAATAAATACTTTGATGAACAACAGCCTTGGAAACAAATAAAGGATGATACCGAGTCTTGTAAACAAACTCTTGCGGATTGTGTTTTTCTAATTGCAAATTTAGCTCATATCCTCACTCCATTCCTTCCTTTTTCAAGCGAAAAGGTAAAGGAAATGATAAATACAACAAAGAATGATTGGAGTGCATTTTTTGTTAAATCGCAGCATTTGTCAAAAGTAGAACCCTTGTTTGAACGAATTGACACAGTAAGAATTGAAGAAGAGCTTGAGAGATTAAACCACCAAACTGTTTAA
- the parC gene encoding DNA topoisomerase IV subunit A encodes MTQPESFRDLPLEDVLGDRFGRYSKYIIQERALPDVRDGLKPVQRRILYAMHVEGNTSEKGFRKSAKTVGNVIGNYHPHGDTSVYDAMVRMSQDWKVRNLLIEMHGNNGSIDGDPPAAMRYTEARLSSIASELLQDIDKRTVDFVPNFDDTSKEPVVLPAKFPSLLVNGSTGISAGYATEIPPHHLGEVIDAVVKRINEPGSTVEDIMKVLKGPDFPTGGIIQGIEGIKKAYETGKGKIIVRGKAEIEDLRGGKQQLVITEVPFEVNKANLVKKMDEFRLDRKIEGISEVRDETDRTGLRIVIELKKDADAAGVLNYLYKNTDLQIAYNFNMVAIHEKRPKLLGILPILDAYIIHQKEVITKRSQFELEKARERQHVVEGLIKALSILDEVIATIRASKDKRDAKNNLMAKYQFTEPQSEAIVSLQLYRLTNTDITALEAEAAELNDKITELLEILNNEDKLSAVIKNDLKKLKKTYSDDRRSKIENEIEEIKINLEVMIPSEDVMVTVTKEGYVKRTSLRSYAASNGQDFGMKDTDRLLKQIEINTTDVVLMFTNKGNYLYCPVHELPDIRWKDLGQHIANIISIERDEFIIDAIAVKDFDAPAFFVFITKNGMIKKSELSQYKAQRYSKALVALNLKNDDQVVDVHLTTGDQEVFLATQAGYALWFNEEEVNIVGARAAGVKAINLKDNDVVVNGKLVKEKQDVVIVTQRGAMKKMRLSEFDKSSRAKRGVVMLRELKSNPHRIVGCHFVNLTDTLFIKTKNGLIEKINASGLRPNDRYSNGSFVIDENDAGEVIEVWVEEQKE; translated from the coding sequence ATGACACAGCCCGAATCATTTCGTGATTTGCCTCTTGAAGATGTACTAGGTGACCGGTTCGGACGTTATAGTAAATACATTATTCAAGAAAGAGCATTACCTGATGTTCGAGATGGTCTTAAACCCGTACAACGAAGGATCTTATATGCGATGCATGTAGAGGGGAATACTTCAGAAAAAGGGTTTAGAAAGTCAGCTAAGACAGTAGGTAATGTAATCGGTAACTACCACCCACACGGTGATACATCTGTATATGATGCGATGGTTCGAATGAGCCAGGACTGGAAGGTGCGTAATCTTCTTATCGAGATGCATGGTAATAACGGAAGTATTGATGGAGATCCTCCAGCAGCGATGCGTTATACGGAGGCAAGATTATCATCGATTGCATCAGAACTACTTCAGGATATTGATAAAAGAACGGTAGATTTTGTACCTAACTTTGATGATACAAGTAAGGAGCCAGTTGTTTTACCAGCTAAGTTCCCGAGCTTACTTGTAAATGGTTCAACAGGAATTTCTGCTGGGTATGCGACTGAAATCCCGCCTCATCATCTTGGAGAAGTTATTGATGCAGTTGTGAAAAGAATTAATGAACCGGGATCTACGGTTGAGGATATTATGAAGGTTTTAAAAGGACCTGATTTCCCAACAGGTGGAATTATCCAAGGTATTGAAGGAATCAAAAAGGCTTACGAAACAGGAAAAGGCAAGATTATTGTAAGAGGTAAAGCTGAAATTGAGGATCTTCGAGGTGGAAAACAGCAATTAGTGATTACAGAAGTACCATTTGAGGTTAACAAGGCTAACCTTGTAAAGAAAATGGATGAATTCCGTTTAGATCGAAAGATTGAAGGAATAAGTGAAGTTCGGGATGAAACAGACCGTACCGGACTTAGAATTGTAATTGAACTAAAAAAAGATGCAGACGCAGCAGGTGTCTTAAACTACCTCTATAAGAATACAGACTTGCAAATTGCCTATAACTTTAATATGGTTGCCATTCATGAAAAACGACCAAAGCTACTAGGAATCTTACCAATTCTTGATGCATATATTATCCATCAAAAAGAAGTAATAACGAAACGTTCACAGTTTGAATTAGAAAAAGCAAGAGAACGTCAGCATGTAGTAGAAGGGCTTATTAAAGCTTTATCTATTCTTGATGAAGTTATTGCGACAATTAGAGCATCAAAAGATAAGCGAGATGCTAAAAATAATTTGATGGCTAAATACCAATTTACAGAGCCACAATCTGAAGCAATCGTTTCTTTGCAATTATATCGTTTAACAAATACTGATATTACAGCGTTAGAAGCAGAAGCAGCTGAATTAAATGATAAAATTACAGAACTCCTTGAAATCTTAAATAACGAAGATAAGTTATCCGCTGTTATTAAAAACGATTTAAAGAAATTAAAGAAAACGTATAGCGATGATCGTAGGTCGAAGATTGAAAATGAAATCGAAGAAATTAAGATTAACCTAGAGGTTATGATTCCATCTGAAGATGTTATGGTCACTGTAACAAAAGAAGGTTATGTGAAACGCACAAGTCTTCGTTCGTACGCTGCCTCTAACGGTCAAGACTTTGGCATGAAGGATACTGACCGCTTACTAAAACAGATTGAAATCAATACCACTGACGTTGTATTAATGTTCACAAATAAAGGTAATTATTTATATTGCCCTGTTCACGAACTACCAGATATTCGCTGGAAAGACTTAGGGCAGCATATTGCAAATATAATTAGTATTGAACGAGATGAATTCATCATTGATGCGATTGCTGTAAAGGACTTTGATGCACCAGCATTCTTTGTCTTTATCACTAAAAATGGAATGATAAAAAAATCAGAGCTTTCTCAATATAAAGCACAGCGTTATTCAAAAGCGCTAGTTGCATTAAATCTTAAAAATGATGATCAAGTTGTCGATGTCCATCTAACAACTGGGGACCAAGAAGTGTTCCTTGCAACTCAAGCGGGATATGCCCTTTGGTTTAATGAAGAAGAAGTTAATATTGTTGGTGCTAGAGCTGCAGGAGTTAAGGCAATTAACTTAAAAGACAATGATGTTGTAGTAAACGGTAAACTGGTTAAGGAAAAGCAAGATGTCGTTATTGTTACTCAAAGAGGAGCAATGAAGAAAATGAGACTAAGTGAATTTGATAAATCTTCAAGAGCAAAGCGGGGAGTTGTGATGCTTAGAGAACTTAAATCAAATCCACATAGAATCGTTGGATGTCATTTTGTTAACTTAACAGATACCCTTTTTATTAAAACCAAAAATGGATTAATTGAAAAAATAAATGCATCTGGTCTAAGGCCAAATGATCGGTACAGTAATGGCTCATTTGTCATCGATGAAAATGATGCAGGTGAAGTAATTGAAGTGTGGGTTGAAGAGCAAAAAGAATAA
- a CDS encoding LysM peptidoglycan-binding domain-containing protein, with amino-acid sequence MIQIALCTMLIVSLFFFGKGGGFAEGNSIVIKKGDTLFSISKQYSISVKELKEYNQLSNNTIYVGQELMIPHLKQLDPMYVVIAG; translated from the coding sequence TTGATACAAATTGCTTTATGTACAATGTTAATTGTTTCATTATTTTTTTTCGGAAAAGGGGGTGGATTTGCCGAGGGTAACTCTATCGTCATAAAAAAAGGAGATACATTATTTAGCATATCTAAACAATACAGCATATCGGTTAAGGAGTTAAAAGAATATAATCAATTAAGTAATAATACGATTTATGTTGGTCAAGAGCTAATGATTCCTCATTTAAAACAACTCGACCCAATGTATGTTGTAATAGCTGGTTGA
- a CDS encoding MFS transporter, giving the protein MSSTDNELVDSYINSPEKQRMLYKRTLLIVSISQVFGGAGLAAGITVGALLAQQMMGTDAYAGLPAALFTLGSAGSAFLVGRLSQRYGRRIGLTAGFFTGGLGAIGVVIAAVLNNIFLLFLFLLIYGAGTATNLQSRYAGTDLARKNQRATAISIAMVSTTFGAFAGPNLVGVMGDFAKSIGIPILAGPFILSGTAFILAGIVILLMLRPDPFLLIKTMKTFHPEKNLDPEESSLAVDLPTNRRGITVGVTIMVITQMVMIAIMTMTPVHMEHHGHGLNAIGLVIGIHIGSMYLPSLITGVLVDRIGRTAMSIASGVTLLLAGVLAGIAPGESMISLLIALSLLGIGWNFGLISGTTQIVDSTEPSKRAKTQGTLDVFIALSGATGGAMSGMVMANTSYATLSLVGGFLSLLLIPVVIWSRSEK; this is encoded by the coding sequence ATGTCTAGTACAGATAACGAATTAGTAGATAGTTATATAAACTCTCCAGAAAAGCAAAGGATGTTATATAAGCGTACTTTATTAATCGTGAGTATTTCACAAGTGTTTGGTGGAGCAGGTTTAGCTGCTGGAATAACTGTAGGAGCACTTTTAGCTCAGCAAATGATGGGAACAGATGCATATGCGGGATTACCTGCAGCTTTATTTACACTAGGATCTGCGGGGTCTGCTTTCTTAGTAGGTAGACTCTCACAGCGGTATGGTCGAAGAATAGGTTTGACAGCAGGTTTTTTTACTGGAGGACTGGGTGCCATTGGTGTAGTAATCGCTGCGGTCTTGAATAACATATTCCTGTTATTTTTATTTCTTTTAATTTACGGAGCGGGTACAGCAACAAATTTGCAATCACGATATGCTGGCACGGACTTAGCAAGAAAGAATCAGCGAGCTACAGCGATAAGCATTGCAATGGTGTCTACCACATTTGGTGCATTTGCAGGTCCTAATTTAGTCGGTGTAATGGGGGATTTTGCAAAGTCAATTGGTATTCCGATACTAGCAGGACCTTTTATATTGTCAGGAACGGCATTCATTTTAGCTGGAATCGTCATTCTTTTAATGCTTCGTCCAGATCCCTTTTTACTAATAAAAACCATGAAAACTTTCCATCCTGAAAAGAATCTTGATCCTGAAGAATCCTCCTTGGCGGTTGATTTACCTACAAATAGGAGAGGTATTACAGTCGGAGTAACAATTATGGTCATAACTCAAATGGTGATGATTGCGATTATGACTATGACACCTGTACATATGGAGCATCATGGCCATGGACTTAATGCAATTGGTCTTGTTATTGGGATTCATATCGGTTCAATGTATCTTCCTTCGCTTATTACTGGTGTATTGGTTGATAGGATTGGTCGTACTGCAATGTCTATTGCTTCGGGGGTTACACTTCTTCTTGCAGGAGTATTGGCTGGAATAGCACCAGGAGAATCTATGATCTCTTTATTGATTGCACTATCTTTACTAGGTATTGGCTGGAATTTTGGGTTAATCAGTGGGACTACTCAAATTGTTGATTCAACTGAACCTTCAAAACGAGCAAAAACGCAAGGTACATTAGATGTATTCATTGCACTATCAGGAGCCACTGGGGGAGCAATGTCAGGCATGGTGATGGCTAACACAAGTTACGCCACATTATCACTAGTTGGTGGATTTTTATCTTTACTTCTGATTCCGGTCGTTATATGGTCTCGCTCTGAAAAATAA